From the genome of Streptomyces sp. JH34:
AACTCGAGCCGCTCGTTGGTGGGCAGACCGCCGTTCTCGTACGCGTACGAGCGATGGGTCAGCGCACGCACCAGAAGGGCGGACTCGAGGTGATACCCGAGCCGCCCTTCCAGAAGCGTGTGGGACGAGGCTGTGTTGATGTTGTCTGTCTGCTTCTTGGAGCTGGACAACTCAGACATCGGGCCTCTCACCAGCCGCTCAGACCTCGAGGACCTGGCGCTTGTTGTAGGTGCCGCAGCTCGGGCACGCAATGTGCTGGAGCTTCGGCTCCTGGCAACGCTCGCACGAAACCAGGGTGGGGACCGCAGCCTTCCACTGCGACCGGCGGTGGCGCGTGTTGCTGCGCGACATCTTCCGCTTCGGAACAGCCACGGCTACTTCTCCTGCTTCTCGTCGACGCCAGGTTCGGCGCCGCCCATGTTGTCCTTCTCGCCGTCCTGAACGGTCTCGGCGAGTCCTTGCAGTGCCGCCCAACGGATGTCGACGGCATCGTGGTGGTGCTC
Proteins encoded in this window:
- the rpmF gene encoding 50S ribosomal protein L32, with protein sequence MAVPKRKMSRSNTRHRRSQWKAAVPTLVSCERCQEPKLQHIACPSCGTYNKRQVLEV